The DNA segment CAGGCTCGCCGGCCCGGCGCCATGGGTGATTTCGAGCGTTCTCTTCGATCTCAAGGACGGCAATGGATTCGTCTCACTTGAGGATCAACCAGGGTCTGCCATTCACGATAAAGGTCCCATCAGCCTCGGTCGGAAGACTTTTCTCCATGAGGTATTCTTCATGAGGAAGGGACCCGGAATGAGGGATATGAATCCCAGGCCTCCACATCCTTCCAAAGCTCAATCCGAGCATTGAGGCGAGGATCAGCACCACCCCGGCTTCCAGTTCGTGTTCACTCAGCATTCTGCTATCCCCAGAGGGCCGTTCCGTGCGCCATTCACCCCAGTTCGTGATGGAAAGGGACCCCACGGCCTTTTACTGTATAGTTCGGCAGTAATGCGCTTATTCTTCAGCGCACAGACTAACCCCTTTGTTCATGACGGCTTCCGACAGCGCCAAGACGCCGCGCAGGCCAGCTGGGCGGGGGCTCCCCCCTGGGAAGAAGGGGGGAAATTTAGCCGGATCCGGGACCAAGAGGGGCGGTCTTGGAACGGAGATCTTCGAGCAGCGTCGAAAGGTGTGTGGCCTCGGCCGGTCCTAATTCCAAGAATCGAACTCCCATCCCGGCGGGGAAAAAGTTTCCCCCTTCGAGCGGGTTGGTCCACATGATCCGACTCCACAGCGAGAAAGAGTCACGAATCCCTGGGGCGGCCACGCGTACGATCAACTCTTCCCCAGGACAGACCAGATCGGTCGTACCAATGAACATCCCAGTGTGGCTCAGGTTGAAACAAGTCCCCCTCCCATGTTTCTCCAGATTGTCATAAGCCACCGGAAAACGGGCGGGGATCCTCAGACGGTTTTGTTTTCGCGCAGCGCTGAGGATTTGCTTGAGAGCCGAGGCATCGAGATCCCGGGTGAAGGCGATCCCATGTGCTCGGACCGCTCCCAGATGCGTCCGAAAGACGTGACCGGCCCATACTACTCGACTCCGTAAGTCAGGCCCCTCCCCCAAGCGAACCATCAGCCGTGTATGGAGCGGCAGGGGAGCCGGGAGTAAGAGCATTGCGCCTCCAGGACTGAGAGAGCGGGTTTTGCCCTCCATGGGCCCCTGGGGAACTTGCGGGGCGAAGACGGTGCACTGGGCAGGCAGGAAGACTTC comes from the Candidatus Methylomirabilota bacterium genome and includes:
- a CDS encoding PilZ domain-containing protein, whose amino-acid sequence is MQQPTERRHRRIEVFLPAQCTVFAPQVPQGPMEGKTRSLSPGGAMLLLPAPLPLHTRLMVRLGEGPDLRSRVVWAGHVFRTHLGAVRAHGIAFTRDLDASALKQILSAARKQNRLRIPARFPVAYDNLEKHGRGTCFNLSHTGMFIGTTDLVCPGEELIVRVAAPGIRDSFSLWSRIMWTNPLEGGNFFPAGMGVRFLELGPAEATHLSTLLEDLRSKTAPLGPGSG